One Cytophagia bacterium CHB2 genomic window carries:
- a CDS encoding PEGA domain-containing protein, with amino-acid sequence MNASRSGMQQQAFEPIYPNPFIAGNPVRSREMFFGREDEFRFIARALEDGRKTALIVLFGERRSGKSSILYQILNRRLGEAFLPFFIDTQIMAGVAGDTEFFSRIITDFCKQLQNDGLPAGRYLAMMKESTATNVFREFLQDLKSHVSGRALLVLIDEYENLEVKIKEGSLSRHVLKFFAGLLETDMVSFVFTGSQTLEAHDHVLWGEELFRKAMSRKIGFLTKDDTTRLITQPVQGKVAFAPEAVAHIYALTAGQPFYTQMICQELVYHLNEEQKYEVTAEDVEKVVAGILENPPPQLLFNWGEHSAERKLALSALAEFSVTPETFLSAPELCRKIARSKLKLDLDANFFNAEFSSLFQEEYLTQKERQYAFRFDLYRQWVRHDHNIWQVQKEIGPARLAQITKTAQVKKEKKKKALKILERTLEAGLALGVIWLVAWLILERKRTVIVQANGGPFSLWVDGDSLGATTGQPDSTRFEIPDGWAAIKNDIFALGSSRSRRPGFKHSLTRDETYTFTAQLIASNEARVKSETIRKDGHLVHFDFTADTLTVITDAASAEIQLGGGSNQIAQSQPEAWQHTFYVCAGDYVLRAKDLQTGEEKRLIVSVPAESKLIKIDFDSVAVLTLTSNVYPFEYQYSLDDARRPRSEPAAARADSILLLRGVPVGAYDFTFINPATDEKLIRMLHVANDTSVSVEFKRKKPPVIKRPEVVVEEPPTGSAARMVDIASDPPGARIFVDGREQGITPRPVPLSDRHHVIKLSKDGYADHSRSIMPGDNSPIHFTLTPQYGHLRLVVQDELGRSLPDVRVFIDNEYLGETPLNEIKLLASRHSLRLYRGSARKDTAVVIPRDDTSKVTLKMMK; translated from the coding sequence ATGAATGCTTCGAGGTCGGGCATGCAGCAACAGGCTTTCGAACCGATCTATCCCAATCCCTTTATCGCCGGCAATCCCGTGCGCAGCCGGGAGATGTTCTTCGGCCGCGAAGACGAGTTCCGTTTCATCGCCCGCGCGCTCGAAGACGGGCGCAAAACCGCATTGATCGTGCTCTTCGGCGAGCGGCGCAGCGGCAAATCTTCCATCCTCTATCAAATTCTCAACCGCCGGCTAGGCGAAGCGTTCCTGCCGTTTTTCATCGACACCCAGATCATGGCCGGCGTCGCCGGCGACACGGAATTTTTCAGCCGCATCATCACGGATTTTTGCAAACAACTCCAGAACGACGGCCTGCCCGCCGGGCGCTATCTGGCAATGATGAAGGAAAGCACGGCCACCAACGTCTTCCGCGAGTTTCTGCAAGATTTGAAAAGCCATGTTTCCGGCCGCGCCCTGTTGGTGCTTATCGACGAATACGAGAATCTTGAAGTCAAAATCAAGGAAGGCAGCCTTTCCCGCCATGTTTTGAAATTTTTTGCCGGCCTGCTCGAAACCGACATGGTGTCTTTCGTTTTCACCGGTTCGCAAACGCTGGAAGCGCACGATCATGTGTTGTGGGGTGAGGAGTTGTTTCGCAAAGCCATGTCGCGCAAGATCGGTTTCTTAACCAAGGACGATACCACCCGCCTGATCACGCAGCCGGTGCAGGGTAAAGTCGCGTTTGCGCCGGAAGCAGTGGCGCACATTTACGCACTCACCGCTGGCCAGCCGTTTTACACGCAGATGATTTGCCAGGAGCTGGTTTATCATTTGAACGAGGAGCAAAAGTACGAGGTGACGGCGGAGGATGTCGAAAAAGTCGTGGCCGGCATCCTGGAGAACCCGCCGCCGCAGCTTTTGTTCAACTGGGGCGAGCACTCTGCCGAACGCAAGCTGGCGCTGTCTGCGCTGGCGGAGTTTTCGGTAACGCCGGAAACGTTTCTCTCGGCCCCGGAGCTTTGCCGGAAAATCGCGCGCTCCAAACTGAAACTCGATCTGGACGCGAATTTTTTCAACGCCGAGTTCTCCAGCCTTTTTCAGGAGGAATATCTCACGCAGAAAGAACGGCAGTATGCTTTCCGTTTCGATCTTTACCGGCAATGGGTGCGTCACGATCACAACATCTGGCAGGTGCAGAAAGAAATCGGGCCGGCCCGGCTCGCGCAGATCACTAAAACCGCACAGGTCAAAAAAGAGAAGAAAAAAAAGGCGTTAAAGATTCTCGAGCGCACGCTGGAAGCCGGACTGGCGCTGGGAGTGATTTGGCTGGTGGCCTGGCTTATCCTGGAGAGAAAGCGGACGGTGATCGTACAAGCCAACGGCGGCCCGTTCTCGCTGTGGGTTGACGGCGATTCATTGGGCGCGACCACCGGCCAGCCGGATTCCACGCGCTTCGAAATTCCGGACGGCTGGGCTGCGATCAAAAATGATATTTTTGCCCTGGGCTCATCCCGCAGCCGGAGGCCGGGTTTCAAGCATAGCTTGACCCGTGATGAAACGTATACGTTTACCGCGCAGCTTATCGCTTCCAATGAGGCGCGGGTAAAATCCGAGACGATCAGGAAAGACGGCCACCTGGTGCATTTCGATTTCACCGCCGACACTTTGACCGTGATCACGGACGCCGCAAGCGCGGAGATTCAATTGGGCGGCGGTTCCAATCAAATTGCACAGAGCCAACCGGAGGCTTGGCAACATACGTTTTATGTTTGCGCCGGTGACTATGTCTTGCGCGCCAAAGATTTGCAAACCGGAGAAGAAAAAAGACTCATCGTGAGCGTTCCCGCAGAGTCGAAGCTCATCAAAATCGATTTCGATAGCGTAGCCGTGCTCACGCTCACGAGCAACGTTTATCCCTTCGAGTATCAATATTCGCTTGACGATGCCCGTCGGCCGCGCAGCGAACCGGCGGCGGCGCGCGCGGATTCGATCCTGCTGTTGCGCGGCGTGCCGGTGGGCGCTTATGACTTCACATTTATCAACCCGGCGACGGATGAAAAATTAATCCGCATGCTTCACGTTGCCAATGATACCTCGGTTTCGGTTGAATTCAAAAGGAAGAAGCCGCCGGTAATAAAGAGGCCGGAAGTTGTCGTTGAAGAACCGCCGACCGGTTCAGCGGCGCGAATGGTGGACATCGCATCTGATCCTCCCGGCGCGCGCATTTTTGTCGACGGCAGGGAGCAGGGCATTACACCGAGGCCGGTTCCGCTGTCCGACAGGCATCATGTGATCAAATTGTCGAAGGATGGTTATGCCGATCATAGCCGTTCGATAATGCCTGGTGACAATTCACCAATCCACTTTACTTTGACGCCGCAATACGGCCATCTCCGTTTGGTGGTGCAGGATGAATTGGGCCGGTCGCTGCCGGATGTCCGGGTTTTTATCGACAACGAATACCTGGGAGAAACGCCGCTCAACGAAATCAAGCTGCTGGCCAGCCGCCATTCCCTGCGCCTGTATCGCGGCAGCGCCCGAAAAGATACAGCCGTCGTTATCCCGAGAGACGATACGTCGAAGGTGACCCTCAAAATGATGAAATGA